TCCTCCAGGGTCACCAGGCCGTACCGGAGGGCCAGCAGCATGGCCTCGGTTTTGTTCTTCGCCCCCACCTTGTCGTAGATGGAGGCCAGATGGGTCTGCACGGTGCGTTCGCTGATGTAGAGCTTGGCGGCGATCTCCTTGCTGGAGAGCCCCTGGGCGGCCTGCACCAGGACCTCCCTCTCCCGGGGGGAGATGGGTTCGGGGACGAAGGCGTCTCCTCCCATGGCTTCGGCCACTTCGGAGTCCAGAAACAGCCCCCCCTGGGCCACCACCCGGATGGCCCGGCAGAGGGTCTCCGCAGGGGAGGTCTTGAGCACGTAACCCCGGGCCCCGGCCTTCAGGGATGCCAGCACGTAGGGTTGGGCGTCGTAGGAAGTGAGCATGAGGGCGGTGACGGGCAGCCCCTCCTGCTTGATGCGCCGCGCCAGGGACACCCCGTCCTGCCCGGGCATCCGCACGTCCAGCAGGGCCACCCGGGGTTTGAACTCCACCATGGCCTTCCAGGCCGCGTCCCCGTCGGCGTAGTCCCCCAGGAGGCGGAATTCCGGCTCCCGGGTCAGGTAGGCCCGAAGGCCCTCCCGGGTGAGGGGGTGGTCGTCCGCCAGGATCAGGGTGATGGACATGGCCGGTTCCTCAAGCTCCCAGGCCGATTTGAGCCTCCAAGGGACGCAGGGCCTGGATGGTCTCGGCGATGAGGCCCTCCAGGGGCTCCCCCAGAAGCTCCGCCCCCCGGGTGATGACCTCCCGGTTCACCCCTCGGGCGAAGGCCTTGTCCTTCCACTTCTTCTTCACCGAGGAAACCTCCAGGTCCTGGAGGGACTTGCTGGGTCGCACCAGGGCCACGGCGGTGATGAAGCCCGTGAGTTCGTCCACGGTGTACAGGGTCTTCTCCAGGAGGGACTGGGGTTCCACCCCCGTGATGTCCCATCCGTGGGCCTGCATGGCCCGCACGAACTCCGGCGGGTAGCCCGCCTCTTCCAGCCAGATCGCCGCCTGGGCGCAGTGCCGGTCCGGGGTCTCCTCCCAGTCCAGGTCGTGCAGCAGCCCCACGATCCCCCAGAGGTCCTCGTCCTCCCCCGCCCGCCGGGCGAAGTGGCGCATGGCCCCCTCCACCGCCAGGGCGTGGCGCAGGTGCATCTCCTCCCGGTTGTGGGCCGAAAGGAGTTCCCATGCCTTCTCCCGATCCTTCGTGAGCGTCAAGTCCTCTTCACCCTTCCCTTCCCGTGCCTTCCGGGGCCTTCGGCCCCTCTTTCTCCATGGACAGCGCCTCCAAGGACACCTGCCGCGACAACACCCCCGCCTCCCGGCGCAGGGCCCGGGCCAGCTCGTCCGGGTAGGGGTTCAGGAACACCATCTCCCGGATGCCCCCGTTGATCAGGGCCTTGGTGCAGAACGAACAGGGCTCGTGGGTGCAGTAGAGAATCCCCCCCGCCGTGGAGACCCCCATGGCGGCGGCCTGGCTCAGGGCGTTGATCTCCCCGTGGGAGCCCCGGCACATCTCGTGCCGCTCCCCCGAGGGGATGCCCAGCCTCTCCCGGAGACACCCCACCTCAGCACAGTGGGGCACCCCCCGGGGCGCTCCGTTGTACCCCGTGCTCACCATGTAGTGGTCCCGGACGATCACCGCCCCCACGTGACGACGCAGGCAGGTGCTCCGGGAAGCCACCACCAGGGCGATTCGGAGGAAGTACTCGTCCCAGCCGGGACGCAAGTCCGACACCGGCGTCACCCCCCGTTTTTTGCTGTGGTAAGCTTACCATAAGCCATTCGGAGGACCTGCGGGAAAGTACCGATCCTCCCCGAGACCGGCCCCAAGGAGACCTTCCATGCCCCGCATCCAGCTCCTCGTCACCGGCATCGTCCAGGGGGTGGGGTTCCGCCCTTTCTGCGCCCGCCTGGCCCGACGCCTGCACCTGGCGGGCTGGGTGCGCAACACCTCCCAGGGAGTGGCGATCCTCCTGGAGGGCCCCGAGGGAGCCCTTTCGACCTACCGGGGCGCCCTGCTCACCGAAGCCCCTCCCCTGGCCCGGGTCCGCACCCTCCGGGACCTTCCCCCGGAGGCGACTCCCCTGGAGCCGGAGGTCTTCTCCATCCTCCCCAGCCAGAGCCGGGAGCGGACGGAGGTCCTCATCCCCCCGGACCTGACCTGCTGCCCCGCCTGCCTTCGGGAACTCCGGGACCCGGCGGACCGGCGCTACCGCTACCCCTTCCTCAACTGCACCGACTGCGGCCCCCGGTACTCCCTCATCCGGGAGCTGCCCTACGACCGCCCCGGCACCACCATGGCCTGCTTCCCCCAGTGCGAGGACTGCGAGGGGGAGTATCGGGACCCGACGCACCGACGCTTCCACGCCCAGCCCAACGCCTGTCCCGCCTGCGGCCCCCGGGTCTGGCTTGCGGACCGGGAGGGACACGTCCTGGCCCGGGAAGACGAGGCGATCCGCCAGGCCCGGGAGGCCCTGACGGGAGGGCGCATCCTGGCCCTCAAGGGCCTCGGGGGGTTCCACCTGGCCTGCGACCCCACCCGGGATGCCCCGGTGGCGCTCCTGCGGGAACGCAAGCGCCGCCCCCACAAGCCCTTCGCCGTCCTGGTCCCGGACCTGGAGGCGGCGGGGCGCCTGGTCCGCCTCACCCCCACCTCCCGGGACCTGCTGGCCTCCCCCCGGGGGCCCATCGTCCTCTGCCCCGTCCGGGAGGACGGACCCCTGAGTCCCCTGGTCGCTCCGGGACAGGACACCCTGGGGGTCTTCCTCCCCACCACGCCCCTGCACCACCTGGTGGCGGAGGGCTTTCCGGCCTTGCTCATGACCAGCGGCAATCGGGGGGAGGAACCCCTGGCGGCGGGAAACCGGGAAGCCCTGGCGACCCTGAGGGACTTCGCGGACCGGTTCCTCCTCCATGACCGGGACATCCACAACCCCGTGGACGACTCGGTAGTGGCCCCGGCGGGACGGCGCACCATCCTGCTGCGCCGCTCCCGGGGCTACGTGCCGGAACCCCTCTTCCTGCCCCGATCCGGCCCCTCGGTCTTCGCCGCCGGGGCGGAACTGAAGGGGGCCTTCGCCCTGACCGCCGGGGAGGCCCTCTTCCCCGGCCCCTACCTGGGGGACCTGAAGCAGGCCTCCGTGGCCCGGCGGTACAAGGAGTCGGCGGAGAAGTTCCTCCACCTCTTCCGGGCCCGGCCGGAGCGCACGGCCTGCGACCTCCACCCCCTCTACGTCTCCACCCGGCTGGTGCGGGAACTCTTCCCGGACCGGGAGCCCCGGAAGATCCAGCACCACCACGCCCACCTGGCCGCTCTCCTGGCGGACCGGGAGCTGGACGAGCCGCTGCTGGGCTGGGTGTTGGACGGGACGGGGTACGGGGAGGACGGAACCGTCTGGGGGGGGGAACTGCTCTTCCGGGACGGGGGGACGTTCCGGCGCCTGGGACACCTTCGGGCCGCCCCCCTTCCCGGGGGGGACCGGTCGGTGCGGGAACCCTGGCGGTTCGCCGCAAGCCTCCTGCGGGAGACCTTCGGGGAACGGGAGGGGACGGCCCGGGGCGAGACCTTCTTCCCCTCCCGGGGAGCCCTCCTGCGGCTTCTTCCTCCGGTGCTTCGCGCCCCCGAGACCCCCCGCACCACCTCCTGCGGGCGCCTCTTCGACGGCGTCGCGGCCCTCCTGGGTCTGCGGGAGATCGTGTCCTACGACGGCCAGGCCGCCATGGAGCTGGAGGCCTGCGCCCGGGGGGCGGGGAAACTGCCCTTCCTCGGGGAGGTGCGGGAAGACCGGTGGGTCCTGGACTGGCGTCCCGCCGTGGAGGCCCTTGCGGGGCGTCGGGAAGGGGAGGGCGCCCCCGCCCTGGCGGCGGCGTTCCACGGCGGCCTGGCGGAGGCCCTGGGGGACGGGGCCCGGTGGGCCGCAAAACGGACGGGGGGTTCTCGGGTGGGCCTCACGGGGGGGTGCTTCCAGAACCGACGGCTCCTCTCCCTGACCTGCGCCGCCCTGGTCCGGCGGGGGCTGGAACCGGTGACCCACCTCCGCCTGAGCTGCAACGACGAGGCCGTGGCGGCGGGTCAGGCCTGGATCGTCGCCCGGGAAACGGACTGACCCGAGGCTCCCTCGGAAGCCCCGGAGTCCCGCCCCTCCTCCGAGCAGCCCCGGGCGAGCCGCCGGAGGCGCAGGACCTCCTCCGCCAGACCCTCCGCCGTGTCCCGGTTGAGAGGCATGACCCTGCCGTGGCAGCGGTAGTAGAACAGGTTGGACCAGAGCACCTCGTAGCCTCCCCGGTCGTACTCCTCCCCCGTGGGGAGGTAGCTGTCGCAGCCGTTGACGTACCCGTTCAGGAAGAGGAGGGGATCGCCGCTGCGCCGCTGGACGTCCAGGGCCACCCCGGACATCACCTCGTGGGGGGCGCCGCAGAGACACCCCTCCCCCAGCCCCATCCGCACCGTCCCCGCCGCCTTCTCCAATCCCCTCATCCTTCCTCGACGGGAAGCACCCTTCCCTGCTTGCACTGTCCAGTCCCCATCTCGGATGGCGACCCACGGATCGGCCCCTTTGAACCCAGGTCAACGAAAACGGATCACACCCCAGTTCCTCGGCGAATCCAAGCATTGCCGGCCCCCGTGTTTCTCCCCCACCGGGGAGAGTGCCCCCGGGCAGGGCGTCACCGGGGATCAGGGGTTCGCGATGCGCCGGAGGACCGGGTCGTCCTCGTAGGCGCTGCGGACGTTCTCCTGCGTCACGATCTTCGGCTCCAGGAGGTATGCGGGAACCACCTTGACCCCGTTGTGGCAGCTCCGGTCGTCGTTGATCTCCGGGGCCTTGCCCTGCTGGAGCGCCGAAACCGTGAGGAGGGTCCGCCGGACCAGGGCCCCCGTGTCCTTGTGGATGGTGGAATACTGTTCCCCCCGGAGGATGGACTTGATGGACTCCACCTCCGCATCCTGCCCCGTCACCACCGGGACCTCCTTCCCCGCAGCCCGGGCCGAGGTGAGCACCGCCCGGGCCAGGGTGTCGTTGGGGGCCAGGACCCCGTGGAGGGGTTCCCGGGCGTAGACCCCCGCGAGGAGCGTATCCATGCGCCTCTGGGCGTTCTCCGCCTTCCAGCCTGGGGTGGCGGCCTTGGGGAAGCTGACCTGCCCGGACCGGACCACCAGGGTTCCGTCGGCGATGCGGGGCTGGAGCACGCTCATGGCTCCCTGGTAGAAGACCTGGCTGTTGGCGTCGTCGGGGGAACCGGCGAAGATCTCCACCCCCCAGGGGGCGTGCCCCTTGCGCCGCCGCAGCCCCTCCAGCAGGGCCTCCCCCTGCAGGACCCCCACCTTGTAGTTGTCATAGGCCACATAGTAATCCACCGCAGGGGTGTTGGTCAGGAGGCGATCGTAGGCCACCACCCGCACCCCCGCCTCCCGGGCCTCCCGAAGCTGCCCCCCCAGCTGGGAGCCGTCGATGGCCCCCACCACCAGGACCTTCGCTCCTCGGGCCACCATGGCGGAAAGCTGGTTCTGCTGTTCCGCCACCCCCCCGTTGGCGAACTGCACGTCCCCCCGGAACCCCGCCTCCCGAAGCCCCTCCCGGAAGAGACGCTCCGCCAGGACCCAGTTCTCCGAGGTCTTCTGGGGCAGGCAGACCCCGACCAGGGAACCCGGGGCAAAACCGCTTCCCCCGTCGGCCGCCCCCGCCCAGACCTGCCCCTCCTCCGGGCCAGCGCCGAGGCGCCACCCGCTGCCGGGCAGATAGAGGGCCGCCGCCAGAACCGCCACCGCCGCCCCCACAGCCAGCAGCTCCCAGGTCTCCCGCAGGGCGGGGGAAGGCCCTCCGGCCCCGGAAGGCTCCTCCGATCCCCCTCCCCCCGGCTCGGCCCGGGAGGGAACGGCGTGCCGGGGACTTCGAAGCAGCAGGCCCACCAGGGAGGGGCGCCCCTGCCGCTTGTTGTAGATGTCGAAGGCCACCGCCGCCAGAAGCACCAGCCCCTTGATGATCTGCGTCGCGTCGGTGCCCACCCCCATGAGCTGGAGCCCGTTGTTCAGCACCCCCATCACCAGGCCGCCCACCACCGAACCGAGGACGGTTCCCACCCCGCCGGACACCGCCGCCCCCCCGATGAACACCGCCGAAATGGCGTCCAGCTCCCAGCCCACCCCGTCGAAGGGACCGGAAGCGGTGGCCCGACCGATGAACAGCAGCCCCGCCAGGGAGGCCAGGAGGGACATGTTCACCATCACCAGGAAGGTGACCCACCGGGTCTCGACCCCGGAAAGCTGCGCCGCCTGGATGTTCCCCCCCACGGCGTAGACGTGGCGCCCCAGGATGGTGCGCCCCGCCAGGAAGCTGTAAAGCAGCACCAGCGCCGCCAGGATCAGCCCCGGCACGGGAAACGACGTCCCCGGCCGCCCGCTGGCGAACTGGTAGGTCAGCCAGGCGAGGACCCCGCCCAGAAGCCCCAGGCGCACCGCCTCCACCCGAGGGGGAAGCACCTCCCCCCCGAGCCGGAGGGTCTGGCGACGGGCCCGAAGGGTCGCCGCCACGAGCCAGAGGATCCCCAGAGCCCCCAGGACCAGGGTGGGGTCGTTGAGCCCCAGGTCAGCGCCGTGGGTGGGGAGATACCCCCCGCCGAGGTACTGGATCTCCGGCGGCACGGGGACCGTGTTGGACTTCCCCAGGAACTGGTTGGCCCCGCGGAACAGCATCATCCCCGCCAGGGTGACCACGAAGGCGGGGATCCCCACGTAGGCCACCCAGAACCCCTGCCAGGCCCCGATGAGAACCCCCAGAACCAGACAGAGGACCACCCCGCCCCAGGGGGGAAGCCCCCAGTCCCGGAGGGCCAGGGCCACCACGATCCCCGAGAAGGCCGCCACGGACCCCACGGACAGATCGATGTGCCCGGCGATGATCACCAGCACCATGCCCACCGCCAGCACCAGGATGTAGGCGTTGCCGTTGAGCAGGTTCATCAGGTTCGCCGAGGTCAGCACCAGCCCCCCCGTTCGGATCTGGAAGAAGGTCACCAGGGCCACCAGGGCGAAGAGCATGCCGAACTGTCGGGGCTCCCCGCCGAAGAGCTTCTTGAGGGTGTTCAACTCCCCGCCTCCTCCCGGACGATCCGTTCCCGCAGGGGCGACGGCGCGCTCCCCCGGGCGGTCATGAGACGCATGAGGCGCTCCTGGTCCGCCTCGCTTCGATCCACCACCCCCGCCACGGCCCCCTCGCACAGGACGCAGATCCGGTCCGCCAGCCCCAGCAGCTCCGGAAGCTCCG
The sequence above is drawn from the Aminomonas paucivorans DSM 12260 genome and encodes:
- a CDS encoding response regulator; its protein translation is MSITLILADDHPLTREGLRAYLTREPEFRLLGDYADGDAAWKAMVEFKPRVALLDVRMPGQDGVSLARRIKQEGLPVTALMLTSYDAQPYVLASLKAGARGYVLKTSPAETLCRAIRVVAQGGLFLDSEVAEAMGGDAFVPEPISPREREVLVQAAQGLSSKEIAAKLYISERTVQTHLASIYDKVGAKNKTEAMLLALRYGLVTLEELLG
- a CDS encoding deoxycytidylate deaminase, with translation MSDLRPGWDEYFLRIALVVASRSTCLRRHVGAVIVRDHYMVSTGYNGAPRGVPHCAEVGCLRERLGIPSGERHEMCRGSHGEINALSQAAAMGVSTAGGILYCTHEPCSFCTKALINGGIREMVFLNPYPDELARALRREAGVLSRQVSLEALSMEKEGPKAPEGTGREG
- the hypF gene encoding carbamoyltransferase HypF, with the translated sequence MPRIQLLVTGIVQGVGFRPFCARLARRLHLAGWVRNTSQGVAILLEGPEGALSTYRGALLTEAPPLARVRTLRDLPPEATPLEPEVFSILPSQSRERTEVLIPPDLTCCPACLRELRDPADRRYRYPFLNCTDCGPRYSLIRELPYDRPGTTMACFPQCEDCEGEYRDPTHRRFHAQPNACPACGPRVWLADREGHVLAREDEAIRQAREALTGGRILALKGLGGFHLACDPTRDAPVALLRERKRRPHKPFAVLVPDLEAAGRLVRLTPTSRDLLASPRGPIVLCPVREDGPLSPLVAPGQDTLGVFLPTTPLHHLVAEGFPALLMTSGNRGEEPLAAGNREALATLRDFADRFLLHDRDIHNPVDDSVVAPAGRRTILLRRSRGYVPEPLFLPRSGPSVFAAGAELKGAFALTAGEALFPGPYLGDLKQASVARRYKESAEKFLHLFRARPERTACDLHPLYVSTRLVRELFPDREPRKIQHHHAHLAALLADRELDEPLLGWVLDGTGYGEDGTVWGGELLFRDGGTFRRLGHLRAAPLPGGDRSVREPWRFAASLLRETFGEREGTARGETFFPSRGALLRLLPPVLRAPETPRTTSCGRLFDGVAALLGLREIVSYDGQAAMELEACARGAGKLPFLGEVREDRWVLDWRPAVEALAGRREGEGAPALAAAFHGGLAEALGDGARWAAKRTGGSRVGLTGGCFQNRRLLSLTCAALVRRGLEPVTHLRLSCNDEAVAAGQAWIVARETD
- the mmsB gene encoding multiple monosaccharide ABC transporter permease — protein: MNTLKKLFGGEPRQFGMLFALVALVTFFQIRTGGLVLTSANLMNLLNGNAYILVLAVGMVLVIIAGHIDLSVGSVAAFSGIVVALALRDWGLPPWGGVVLCLVLGVLIGAWQGFWVAYVGIPAFVVTLAGMMLFRGANQFLGKSNTVPVPPEIQYLGGGYLPTHGADLGLNDPTLVLGALGILWLVAATLRARRQTLRLGGEVLPPRVEAVRLGLLGGVLAWLTYQFASGRPGTSFPVPGLILAALVLLYSFLAGRTILGRHVYAVGGNIQAAQLSGVETRWVTFLVMVNMSLLASLAGLLFIGRATASGPFDGVGWELDAISAVFIGGAAVSGGVGTVLGSVVGGLVMGVLNNGLQLMGVGTDATQIIKGLVLLAAVAFDIYNKRQGRPSLVGLLLRSPRHAVPSRAEPGGGGSEEPSGAGGPSPALRETWELLAVGAAVAVLAAALYLPGSGWRLGAGPEEGQVWAGAADGGSGFAPGSLVGVCLPQKTSENWVLAERLFREGLREAGFRGDVQFANGGVAEQQNQLSAMVARGAKVLVVGAIDGSQLGGQLREAREAGVRVVAYDRLLTNTPAVDYYVAYDNYKVGVLQGEALLEGLRRRKGHAPWGVEIFAGSPDDANSQVFYQGAMSVLQPRIADGTLVVRSGQVSFPKAATPGWKAENAQRRMDTLLAGVYAREPLHGVLAPNDTLARAVLTSARAAGKEVPVVTGQDAEVESIKSILRGEQYSTIHKDTGALVRRTLLTVSALQQGKAPEINDDRSCHNGVKVVPAYLLEPKIVTQENVRSAYEDDPVLRRIANP
- a CDS encoding HD domain-containing protein — its product is MTLTKDREKAWELLSAHNREEMHLRHALAVEGAMRHFARRAGEDEDLWGIVGLLHDLDWEETPDRHCAQAAIWLEEAGYPPEFVRAMQAHGWDITGVEPQSLLEKTLYTVDELTGFITAVALVRPSKSLQDLEVSSVKKKWKDKAFARGVNREVITRGAELLGEPLEGLIAETIQALRPLEAQIGLGA